CGCCTTCCATGGACAGCCTGCGCCTCATCGAACAGTGGCCCGTCACCACCGCCGCCGCGGTCGTCGTCCGCCGGGACGGCTCCGTGCTCGGCGGTCACGGCCCGCAGCGGCACCCGTTCCGGCTGGCCTCGGTGACCAAGCCGCTCACCGCGTACGCCGTCCTGGTGGCGGTCGAGGAGGGCGCGCTGGAGCTGGACGACCCGGCGGGACCGGACGGTTCGACGGTGCGGCATCTGCTGGCCCACACCTCGGGACTGGCCTTCGACGAGGACCGCACGATGGCCCCGCCAGGGACCCGGCGGCTCTACTCGAACGCGGGCTTCGACGTGCTGGCCGAAACGGTCACCAAGGCGACCGGCATCCCCTTCCCGCAGTACGCGGCCGAGGCGGTGTTCACCCCGCTGGGCATGGCGGACACCTGGCTCGACGCGGAGGGCCGCAGCCCGGCCGGCGCGGGCGGCGTCTCCACCGCCGCCGACCTGGCGCTGTTCGCCGCCGAGCTGCAGGCGCCGCGCATCCTGGACGCCGGCACGGTCGCCGAGGCGACCCGCGTGGCCTTCCCCGGCCTGAACGGCGTGCTGCCCGGTTACGGGCACCAGAAGCCCAACGACTGGGGCCTCGGCTTCGACGTGCGCGACCACAAGTCCCCGCACTGGACCGGCCTGACCAGCTCCCCGGCGACCTTCGGGCACTTCGGCCAGTCCGGCACCTTCCTCTGGGTCGACCCGGAGGCCGGCGCGGCCTGCGTCGCGCTGACGGACCGCGACTTCGGCCCGTGGGCGGCCGAGGCGTGGACCCCCTTCACGGACGCCGTGCTCGCCGAGCTGCGCGCTCACCCGTAGCTGACAGCCGACTCCATCGCCCAGACCAGCAGCTCCGCGCCGTCGGGACCTGCGGTGGGGTCGACGGGCGCGTCGCCCTCGGTGATCCGCAGGGCGTCCCCCGCGGCCAGCTCGCGCCCCCGCCCGCGCGGTCCTCCGCGTTCCCTGAAGCCCAGCGCACCGCGGCTGACCTGCGCGTAGACGAACGCCGCCGACGGCAGCCCCGGCAGCGGCGCGTACGGCTGGGCGCGCAGCAGCCACAGCGCCGCGTCCTCCCTGCGCAGCAGACCCGGCGGGGTGAGCCTGACCTGCGCCGCCTCCGGGTCGACGTCGGTCAGCGCATAGGCCGGCTCGGTGCCGAAGCTGCCGGGCTGGAGCCAGAACTGCAGGAACCGCACCGGGCCCGCGGCGTCCGGGACGTTGGCCTCGCCGTGGGTCGCCCCCGCGCCGGAGCTCAGGTACTGCAGTTGTCCGGGACGGACGACGACGCGGTGTCCCCGGTCGTCCTGGTGGGCGAGTGCGCCCTCCAGCACCCAGGTGAGGATCTCGGTGTCCCTGTGCTTGTGCGGGGCGAAGCCCGCGCCGGGGGCGAGGGTCTCCTCGTTGCAGGCGAGCAGCGCGCCGAAGTGCGTGTTGGCCGGGTCGTAGTGCCCCGCGAAGGAGAACGCGTGCGCGGTGGCGATCCCCGGCTCGGGCTCCGAGCGGTAACGGTGTCCGGCGCGGCGGATGCTGAGCGGCATGACGCCCACTGTAGGGCCCGCGCCCTCGCCCGCACGCTTTGATTGGTCCAGACCATTTACGGGAGCGCCCCCGCTCCACTAGCGTCGACTCGCGTCGCGGTTCTTCGGGTGAGGGGGAAACGGTGCGCTTCGGGCTGCTCGGACCGGTGCTGGTACACGACGGCGAGGCCCTGCGGCCCATCGGCGCGCGTCGCCAACGCAGCATCCTCGCCGTCCTGTTGCTGCGCCCCAACCAGGTCGTCTCCGGGGACGCGCTGGCCGACGCGGTCTGGGGCGGGGCTCCGCCCGAGGCCGCCGTCGCCACCCTGCACAGCTACGTCATGCGGCTGCGCCGCACCCTGGGCCCGCAGGCGGGCGGGCGGCTGCGCACCGCCGCCCCCGGCTACCTGATCGAGGTCGGCCCCGAGGAGCTGGACGTGGACCGCTTCCGCCGCCACGCGGGGACCGGACGCGAGGCCGCGACCCGCGGCGACCACGCCCGCGCCGCCCGCGACCTCAGCGCCGCGCTCGACGAGTGGCGCGGCGACGCACTGCTGGACGTGCAGGGTCCCCCGGCGCTGGACGCGCACGCGGGCGTGTTGACCGAGGAGTGGCTGCAGGTCCGCGAGGCGCGCATCGACGCCGAGCTGGAGCTCGGACGGCACCGCGAGGCGCTCCCCGAGATCCGGCAGCTCGCCTCGGCGCACCCGCTGCGCGAGCACCTGACCGCCCAGTTGCTGACCGCGCTGTTCCGGGCCGACCGGCAGGCCGAGGCGCTGGCCGTCTACCAGCGCGCCCGCACGCTGCTCGTGGAGCACGTGGGCGTGGAGCCGGGGCCCGAGCTGCAGCGGATCCACCGCCGGATCCTGAGCCAGGAGCTCGCCGCCCCCGGACCCGAACCCGCGTCCGCGGCCGTCGGCGCGACCGCGGTCGTGACCCCGCGCCGCCCGCGTCCCGCGCAGCTCCCGCCCGAGCTGGCCGACTTCGCCGGACGCGAGGAGCAGTTCGCCGCCTTCGACCGGCTGCTGCCGCCCGCCGCGACCGCTCCGCTGCTGGCCAAGCTGACCGGCGGTGGCGGTCTCGGCAAGACCGCGCTCGCGGTCCGGCTGGCCCGGCGGGCCGCCGACCGCTATCCCGACGGCCAGATCTTCCTGGAACTGCACGGCATGGCGCCGAGCCGGACGCTGCGCCCCGCCGACGCCCACGCGCGGCTGCTGCGCGATCTCGGCCTGGCTCCGCAGGAGGTGCCGCACGACCCCGACGAGCGGGCCTCGCTCTTCCGCACGCTCTGTGCGGAGCGGCGGCTGCTCTTCGTGCTCGACGACGCCAGGGACATGGCCCAGTTGCGCCCGCTGCTGCCCGCGGGGCCCGGCTGCGGCGCCATCGTCACCAGCAGGAACCGGCTCAGTTCGCTGCCCGGCGCCCACGACCTGCGGCTCACCGCCCTCCCCCGGGCGCAGGCGCGCAGCCTCTTCCTCCAGGTGGCCGGGATCGGACCGGAGCAGACGGAGCCCGAGGCGGTCGAGGCGATCCTGGACTGCTGCGCCGGGCTGCCGCTGGCGCTGCGGATCGCCGCCGCCCGCGCGACCGTCGGCCCGACCCGCTCGCTGCGCGCACTGGCCGACCGGCTCTCCGACCGGCGCCACGGCCTCGCCGAGCTGACCGTCGACGACCTCGCCGTGCAGACCTCGTACCAGACCACGGTCGACTGCCTCAGCACGCCGACAGCCTCCGCCCTGCCCGCGCTGGGCTGCTGGCCGGGCACCGATCTGCCGCACGCGGCCGTCGCCGCGCTGTGGGACCTGCCGGAGCGGGCCTCGGACACCGCGCTGGCCGAACTGACCGCCCTGCACCTGGTCGAACCCGAAGGACCCGACCGGCTGCGGACGCACGACCTGATCCGCCGCTGCCTGGAGGGGACCGCCGCCGAGCAGCTCACCGAGCCAGAGCGCCGGGCGGCCCGGGGCCGGGTGCTGGCCTGGTACCTCGACCGCACCGCGGACGCCGCCGCTGCGCTGGCCGACTCCGACGCCTCCCGGCACGGCCCGGCCCTCGACTGGTGCGAGCAGGAGCTGCCCAACCTCCTGGTGGCGGCGGGGATCGCCGAGGAGGCCGGCCGGCCCACCGCGGCCGCCGAGCTGGCGCGCTCGCTGTGGGCGTTCTTCGACGTCCGCAAGCACTGGCCCGCCTGGCTCGAACTGCAGCAGCTCGGCCTCGCCGCCGCCGAGCGGAGCGGCGACGAGGAGGCCCGCGCGTCCCTGCTGAACGGGCGCGCCGCGGCCCTGTGGGGCCTCGGCCGCTTCCAGGAGGCCGGCGCCGACTGGGAGCTGGCCGCCGAGCTGTACCTCGGGTCCGCGGAGCCCGAACGCGCGGCGGACATGTTCGGGAACCTGTCCGGCGCGCTGGCCCGCCAGGAGCTCTTCGAACGGGCGGTCGAGGTGGGCGAGCGCGCCGTGGCGATCCACCGCGGCCAGTCGCCGCGCCCGCAGCACGCCGGGACGCTGAACAACCTGGGCATGGTCTACTTCGCGGCCGGCCGCAGGGACGAGGCCCGGCGCTGCTACCAGGACGCCGTGGAGCTGAGCCGGACCCTGGAGCACCGCCACTTCGAGGCCGCGGCCCTGAGTAACCTGGCCGAGCTCGCGACCGCCTGCGGCGACCCGCTCGCGGGCATCGAGTACTGCACCCTGGCCCTGGCGCTCTGCGAGGAGATCGGCAGCCGCTACGGCCGCGCCCTGACGCTGAACCACCTCGGCCGGGCCAGGGAGGCGACCGGTGAGACCGACCTGGCCCGCCAGGCGTGGGCCGCGGCCCTGGAGATCCTGGAGGACCTGGGCGATCCGCACGCCGAGTCGGCCCGCGCCGCCCTGGCGCGGACCGCACCCGTATCCCGGTGTGAGGAGGTCCGGCCTAGTACGGCGTGAAGCAGGTGGCGCCGTCGGCCGCGGCGCCCGTGGCGGCGTTCAGCATCTGCACGCAGACGTAGTCCTTGTCGCCAGGACCGTCACCGGCCCACGAGCTGGTGTAGCCGACGGCCGCGCCGTTGGTCGAGTACTCGGTGGAGCCGTTCTTCACCAGCCAGACGTGGCAGGTCGCGCCGCCGCCGGTCACCTTGGTCACCACGTAGCGCTGGTGGTCGAAGCCGCTGAAGTTGGACAGGTACTCGTCCGCGCCGCAGCCGCCTGAGCTGGAGTACTCGTAGTTGTCGCCGTAGTGCGGCAGACCCGCCGCGAACGCCTGTCCCGCGCCGACCGCGACCATCGCCACCGCACCGGCGGCCACGAGCGCGTTCCTCGCCATGCGCCTCATCCATGCTCCTCGGGTTCGTCCCCGTGCCGGCCCGTCCGGCACGATTGGTCTGGACCTCTCAGAGTCTTCCGACCGTGTCTGGCGCCCCTCTGGCGTCCCCCTGGCGTCCCCGGAAAGGCCGCGGCGACCGCCCGTTGTGACCGGGACCACGCACCCGCCGGTGCCTCCGCTGCGCGGAACCGGACACGAATGGTGCACGCTTAGTCCTGTGCCTGCCCCAGTCGCCAAGAAGACCGCGAAGAAGCCCGCCGACAAGGCGACGGCGGACCCAGCCGACTCCCCCGCGAGCGAATCGCCCCGGCGCGGGTCCAAGCGCGGGACCGCGTTCGAGCGGCGTACCGTCACCGCGACCAGCGACATGCACGCGGCGACGCTGAAGAACCTGGAGCGCGCCGCGGGCAAGATGGCCACCGCCGCCATCGCCCGGATGGACGAGAACCTGTCCTGGTACCGCAACATGCCCCCGGAGCACCGCTCCTGGATCGGCCTGGTCGCGCAGGCAGGCATCGCCGCCTTCACCGAGTGGTTCCGCCACCCCGACGCCCCGCAGGCGATCAGCGCCGACGTCTTCGGCACCGCCCCGCGCGAGCTGACCAGGGCGGTCACCCTGCGCCAGACGGTCGAGATGATCCGGACCACCACCGAGGTCGTCGAGGAGGCCATCGAGGAGGTCGCCGCGCCCGGCGCCGAGGAGGCGCTGCGCGAGGCCGTGCTGGTCTACGCCCGCGAGATCGCCTTCGCCACCGCCCAGGTCTACGCCCAGGCCGCCGAGGCCCGCGGCGCCTGGGACGCCCGCCTGGAGGCGCTGGTGGTCAACTCGCTGCTCTCCGGCGACGCGGACGAGGGCGTGCTCTCCCGCGCCGCCGCGCTCGGCTGGGGCGCACCGGACCGGATCATGGTCGTGATGGGCAGCGCTCCGGCCGGCGACAGCGAGCTGGTGGTCGAGGCGATCCGCCGGGCCGCCCGGCACGCCAAGCTGCACGTGCTGACCGGGGTGCTCGGCGCCCGGCTGGTCGTGGTGGTCGGCGAGAAGAAGCCGCGCAACGGCGAACGGCTCTGGGACCCGGTCGTGGCCGCCAGGGCACTGCTCGGCCAGTTCGCCCCCGGTCCGGTCGTCATCGGCCCGACCGTCTCCGACCTGCTCTCCGCCACCCGCTCCGCGCAGGCCGCCGCGGCCGGGCTGCGCGCCTGCTCCGCCTGGCCGGACGCGCCGCGCCCGGTCCTCGCCGACGACCTGCTGCCCGAGCGCGCGCTCGCCGGGGATCCGCAGGCCAGGGCGCAGCTGGTGGAGGAGATCTATGCACCGCTCGACGAGGCCGGTTCAGCGCTGCTCGACACGCTCTCGGTCTATCTGGAGCAGGCTTCCTCTCTGGAGGGGGCGGCGCGCATGCTGTTCGTGCACCCCAACACGGTCCGGTACCGGCTGCGCCGTGTGACCGACGTCACGGGCTACGCCCCCTCGGACGTGCGATCCGCGTTCACCCTGCGTATCGCCCTGGCGCTGGGACGACTCCAGCCGTGATGACCTGGGATGATGCACGGCTGTAGGGAGTCCACAACTCGACCGGTGGTTCTTCGTCGCGGTCCTCACCCGCGCCGCACCGGCCGGACAAGAGAAGGTTGATGACGTGCTCGTACTCGTTGCTCCCGGACAAGGCGCCCAGTCGCCCGGATTCCTCGCCCCCTGGCTGGAGGTGCCCGGCGTCGCCGACCGCCTGAACTGGTGGTCCGCGGTGGCAGGCCTGGATCTGGTGCACTACGGAACCGAGGCCGACGCGGACGCCATCAAGGACACCGCCGTCGCCCAGCCGCTGCTGGTCGCCTCCGGCCTGGCCGCCTTCGGCGCGCTCGGCCTGGCACCCGAGCGGCTCGGAGCCGTGGCCGGCCACAGCGTCGGCGAGATCACCGCCGCCGCGATCGCGGGCACCCTGTCCGCGGAGTCCGCCCTGGCCTTCGTGCGCCAGCGCGGCCTGGCCATGGCCGAGGCCGCCGCGCAGACCGCCACCGGCATGGCCGCCGTCCTCGGCGGCGACCCGGACGAGGTCGCGGCCGTCATCGAGAAGCACGGGCTCACCGCGGCCAACAACAACGGCGGCGGCCAGATCGTCGCCGCGGGAACGCTCGAGCAGCTGGAGGCCTTCAAGGCCGACCCGCCCGAGAAGGCCAAGGTCATCTCGCTGGCCGTGGCCGGCGCCTTCCACACCCACCACATGGCCCCCGGCGTGACCCGGCTGCAGAAGATCGCCCCCGGTGTCCCGGTCGCCGACCCGCGCGTCGCCTACGTCTCCAACGCCGACGGCAAGACCATCGAGGGCGGCGCCGAGGTCGTGGCCCGCCTGGTCAGCCAGGTCTCCAATCCGGTCCGCTGGGACCTGTGCATGGAGGCGCTGGAGCGCCTGGGCGCCACCTGCGTCATCGAGGTCCCGCCGGCCGGCACGCTGACCAACCTGGTCAAGCGGAACCTGAAGGGCGTGGCCCACCTCGCTCTGAAGACCCCGGCCGACCTGGACAAGGCACGGGAACTCATCGCCGAGCACGCACCCCAGGGGGCCTGAGACATGACAGCAGAGCACACCGAGACCCCGCCGCCGAGTCCGCCGCCCGCCCGCAGATCAGGCCGGCCACCGGCGCCCAGCACGCGCGCATCCACGGGGTCGGCGGCTACCGTCCGACCCGGGTCATCCCCAACTCCGAGGTCCTGAACTGGATCGAGTCCTCGGACGAGTGGATCCGGACCCGCAGCGGCATCACCGAGCGCCGCTGGGCCGGCCCGGAGGAGACCGTCGCGGAGATGTCGGTCCAGGCCGCCAGCAAGGCGCTCGCCATGGCCGGGATCTCCGCCGACCAGGTCGGCGGCGTCATCGTCGCGACGGTGTCCCACCTGAAGCAGACGCCCGCCATCGCCACCGAGATCGCCGACCGGCTGGGCTGCGGCACCGCGCCCGCCTTCGACATCTCGGCCGCCTGCGCCGGCTTCGGCTACGGCCTGTCGCTGGCCGACGGCATGATCCGCGGCGGCAGCGCCGAGTACGTGATCGTGATCGGCGTCGAGCGCCTCTCCGACCTCACCGACATCCACGACCGCTCCACCGCCTTCATCTTCGGCGACGGCGCGGGCGCGGCCGTGGTGGGCCCCTCCGACTCCCCGGGCATCGGCAAGGTGATCTGGGGCTCGGACGGCTCGCAGGCGGACGTCATCAGCCAGACCGCCGCGTGGGACACCGCGTTCGCCAAGCCCGACGCCGTCAACGGCGCGGGCGAGGAGACCAAGTGGCCGGCGCTCCGGATGGAGGGCCAGACGGTCTTCCGCTGGGCCGTCTGGGACATGGCGAAGGCCGCCCAGCAGGCCCTGGACGCCGCCGGGATCACCGCCGACCAGCTCGGCGCGTTCATCCCGCACCAGGCGAACATGCGCATCATCGATGCCATGATCAAGGCGTTGAAGCTGCCCGAGTCGGTCCCGGTGGCCCGCGACATCGCGGAGACCGGGAACACCTCGGCGGCCTCCATCCCGCTGGCCATGGAGCGCATGCTCCAGTCCGGCGAGGCGAAGAGCGGGGATCTCGCGCTCATCATCGGCTTCGGGGCGGGTCTCGTCTACGCAGCCGCAGTCGTTACCCTCCCGTAGGTACAACCGTTCATCACTAGAAGGAGCCATCATGGCCACCAAGGACGAGGTCCTCTCCGGTCTCGCAGAGATCGTCAACGAGATCGCCGGGATCCCGGCCGAGGACGTCGAGCTCGACAAGTCGTTCACCGATGACCTGGACGTCGACTCGCTGTCCATGGTCGAGGTCGTCGTCGCCGCCGAGGAGCGCTTCGACGTGAAGATCCCCGACGACGAGGTCAAGAACCTCAAGACGGTCGGCGACGCGGTGGACTACATCCTCGCCAACTCCTGAGCCTGCCGGCTCACTTCGGGGGGTGCCGCCGCAGGCGGCGGCACCCTTCGGCGCCTCAAGGCGCCTCTCTCGGCGCCCAGCACTTCTGAACCACCGGACTTCCCCCTTCCAGGAGACAGAGCAGTGACCAGCGACAACCGCACCGTGGTCGTCACCGGGATCGGCGCCTTCACGCCGCTCGGCGCCGACGCCACCTCCACCTGGGAGGGCCTGATCGCGGGCCGCTCCGGCGTCTCGCAGCTCGAGGACGAGTGGGCCACGGACCTTCCGGTCCGTATCGCCGCCCGCACCGCCGTCGACCCCGGCGAGGTCCTCCCCCGTCCGCTCGCCCGCAAGCTCGACCGCTCGGCGCAGTTCGCCGTGATCGCGGCGCGCGAGGCGTGGGCCGACGCGGGCTTCACCACCCCGGCCACCGAGGAGGGTTCCGCGGTCGCCCCCGAGCGTCTGGGCGCGGTCGTCGCCTCCGGCATCGGCGGCGTGACCACCCTGCTCGACCAGTACGACGTGCTGAAGGAGAAGGGCGTCCGCCGCGTCTCCCCGCACACCGTGCCGATGCTCATGCCGAACAGCCCCGCCGCCAACGTCGGCCTGGAGGTCGGCGCGCGGGCGGGCGTGCACACCCCCGTCAGCGCGTGCGCGTCGGGCGCGGAGGCCATCGGCTACGCGATCGAGATGATCCGCACCGGCCGCGCCGACGTCGTCGTCGCCGGCGGCACGGAGGCGGCGATCCACCCGCTGCCGATCGTCGCCTTCGCGAACATGATGGCGATGTCCAAGAACAACGACCACCCGCAGGAGGCCTCGCGCCCCTACGACAAGGCGCGTGACGGCTTCGTCCTCGGCGAGGGCGCGGGCGTCGTGGTGCTGGAGTCCGCGGAGCACGCCGCCGCGCGCGGGGCGAAGGTCTACTGCGAGGCGGTCGGCCAGGGGCTCTCCTCCGACGCCCACCACATCGCCCAGCCGGAGCCGACGGGCGCGGGCGTGGCCCGCGCGATCCAGCACCTGCTGGACGCGACGGAGCTGGACCCGGCCGAGGTCGTGCACGTCAACGCGCACGCGACGTCGACCCCGCAGGGCGACACGGCCGAGGTCAAGGCGCTGCGCCGAGTCCTGGGCGACCACCTGGACCACATCGCGATCTCGGCGACCAAGTCCATGACCGGCCACCTGCTGGGCGGCGCGGGCGGCATCGAGACCGTGGCGACGGTCCTCGCCCTGCACCACCGGCTGGCGCCGCCGACGATCAACGTCGACGACCTCGACCCGGAGATCGACGCCGACATCGTCACCGGCGACGCCCGCGCCCTCCCCGAGGGCCGCATCGCCGCCCTGAACAACTCCTTCGGCTTCGGCGGCCACAACGTCGTCCTGGCCTTCCGCACCGTCTAGCAGCCCGCTTCGCGACGGCGACGTAGTTGCAACGCAGAAGGGGCGCGGGGCTCCGCCGATATGCGCCTCCGGCGCGTGGGCTCCGCCGATATGCGCCTCCGGCGCGTGGGCTCCGCCGATATGCGCCTCCGGCGCGTGGGCTCCGCCGATATGCGCCTCCGGCGCGTGGGCGCGACAAGCCAAGCTGCGCTTCCCGACGGCGAGGTAGTTGCAACTTCTAGGGGCGCGGGGCTCCGCCGATATGCGCCTCCGGCGCGTGGGCGCGACGAGCCAAGCTGCGCTTCCCGACGGCGAGGTAGTTGCAACTTCTAGGGGCGCGGGGAACTGAGCGACAAGCCACCCTGTGTGGTGAGTCGCCCAGCGAGCAGGGCCATCCGCACAGGGTGGTCGCTCGCGCAGTTCCCCGCGCCCCTTGGGCATTGCAGCTGAGCCGCCGTCAGCATATTCTCGGTTTTGAGCGAGTGCTTAAAACCAGGGGACGGCGGGGGATGGCCACAGCCGAGACGCGGGAAGCCCTGATCGAGGGTGCGATCAGCACCCTGCGGGAGAAGGGGCATGCGCATGCCAGCGCGCGGGAGATCGCGGGGCGGGCGGGGTGCAATCAGGCGCTGATCTTCTATCACTTCGGTTCCGTCGAGCGTCTGCTGCTCGCCGCCCTCGACCGCGTCGCCGAGTCCCGGCGGGAGCGGTACCAGGCGCTGGTCGACGGGAGCCGGAGTCTCAAGGAGCTCGTCACCACCGCGCGGGCCGTCTTCGAGGAGGATCTCGACCACGGGCACGTAGCCGTGCTGGTGGAGATGATCGCCGCCGCGCAGAGCGACAGCGAACTGCGGCCCGAGGTGGCCGCACGGCTGCGGCCCTGGCGCGGGTTCGCCGCGGACGCGCTGCGGGGGACGCCGGCCGCACGGCTCGGCCCGCCGGACGAGCTGGCGCA
This genomic interval from Streptacidiphilus rugosus AM-16 contains the following:
- a CDS encoding serine hydrolase domain-containing protein codes for the protein MDSLRLIEQWPVTTAAAVVVRRDGSVLGGHGPQRHPFRLASVTKPLTAYAVLVAVEEGALELDDPAGPDGSTVRHLLAHTSGLAFDEDRTMAPPGTRRLYSNAGFDVLAETVTKATGIPFPQYAAEAVFTPLGMADTWLDAEGRSPAGAGGVSTAADLALFAAELQAPRILDAGTVAEATRVAFPGLNGVLPGYGHQKPNDWGLGFDVRDHKSPHWTGLTSSPATFGHFGQSGTFLWVDPEAGAACVALTDRDFGPWAAEAWTPFTDAVLAELRAHP
- a CDS encoding pirin family protein, coding for MPLSIRRAGHRYRSEPEPGIATAHAFSFAGHYDPANTHFGALLACNEETLAPGAGFAPHKHRDTEILTWVLEGALAHQDDRGHRVVVRPGQLQYLSSGAGATHGEANVPDAAGPVRFLQFWLQPGSFGTEPAYALTDVDPEAAQVRLTPPGLLRREDAALWLLRAQPYAPLPGLPSAAFVYAQVSRGALGFRERGGPRGRGRELAAGDALRITEGDAPVDPTAGPDGAELLVWAMESAVSYG
- a CDS encoding AfsR/SARP family transcriptional regulator; amino-acid sequence: MRFGLLGPVLVHDGEALRPIGARRQRSILAVLLLRPNQVVSGDALADAVWGGAPPEAAVATLHSYVMRLRRTLGPQAGGRLRTAAPGYLIEVGPEELDVDRFRRHAGTGREAATRGDHARAARDLSAALDEWRGDALLDVQGPPALDAHAGVLTEEWLQVREARIDAELELGRHREALPEIRQLASAHPLREHLTAQLLTALFRADRQAEALAVYQRARTLLVEHVGVEPGPELQRIHRRILSQELAAPGPEPASAAVGATAVVTPRRPRPAQLPPELADFAGREEQFAAFDRLLPPAATAPLLAKLTGGGGLGKTALAVRLARRAADRYPDGQIFLELHGMAPSRTLRPADAHARLLRDLGLAPQEVPHDPDERASLFRTLCAERRLLFVLDDARDMAQLRPLLPAGPGCGAIVTSRNRLSSLPGAHDLRLTALPRAQARSLFLQVAGIGPEQTEPEAVEAILDCCAGLPLALRIAAARATVGPTRSLRALADRLSDRRHGLAELTVDDLAVQTSYQTTVDCLSTPTASALPALGCWPGTDLPHAAVAALWDLPERASDTALAELTALHLVEPEGPDRLRTHDLIRRCLEGTAAEQLTEPERRAARGRVLAWYLDRTADAAAALADSDASRHGPALDWCEQELPNLLVAAGIAEEAGRPTAAAELARSLWAFFDVRKHWPAWLELQQLGLAAAERSGDEEARASLLNGRAAALWGLGRFQEAGADWELAAELYLGSAEPERAADMFGNLSGALARQELFERAVEVGERAVAIHRGQSPRPQHAGTLNNLGMVYFAAGRRDEARRCYQDAVELSRTLEHRHFEAAALSNLAELATACGDPLAGIEYCTLALALCEEIGSRYGRALTLNHLGRAREATGETDLARQAWAAALEILEDLGDPHAESARAALARTAPVSRCEEVRPSTA
- a CDS encoding PucR family transcriptional regulator; protein product: MHAATLKNLERAAGKMATAAIARMDENLSWYRNMPPEHRSWIGLVAQAGIAAFTEWFRHPDAPQAISADVFGTAPRELTRAVTLRQTVEMIRTTTEVVEEAIEEVAAPGAEEALREAVLVYAREIAFATAQVYAQAAEARGAWDARLEALVVNSLLSGDADEGVLSRAAALGWGAPDRIMVVMGSAPAGDSELVVEAIRRAARHAKLHVLTGVLGARLVVVVGEKKPRNGERLWDPVVAARALLGQFAPGPVVIGPTVSDLLSATRSAQAAAAGLRACSAWPDAPRPVLADDLLPERALAGDPQARAQLVEEIYAPLDEAGSALLDTLSVYLEQASSLEGAARMLFVHPNTVRYRLRRVTDVTGYAPSDVRSAFTLRIALALGRLQP
- a CDS encoding ACP S-malonyltransferase, yielding MLVLVAPGQGAQSPGFLAPWLEVPGVADRLNWWSAVAGLDLVHYGTEADADAIKDTAVAQPLLVASGLAAFGALGLAPERLGAVAGHSVGEITAAAIAGTLSAESALAFVRQRGLAMAEAAAQTATGMAAVLGGDPDEVAAVIEKHGLTAANNNGGGQIVAAGTLEQLEAFKADPPEKAKVISLAVAGAFHTHHMAPGVTRLQKIAPGVPVADPRVAYVSNADGKTIEGGAEVVARLVSQVSNPVRWDLCMEALERLGATCVIEVPPAGTLTNLVKRNLKGVAHLALKTPADLDKARELIAEHAPQGA
- a CDS encoding beta-ketoacyl-ACP synthase III — translated: MRPATGAQHARIHGVGGYRPTRVIPNSEVLNWIESSDEWIRTRSGITERRWAGPEETVAEMSVQAASKALAMAGISADQVGGVIVATVSHLKQTPAIATEIADRLGCGTAPAFDISAACAGFGYGLSLADGMIRGGSAEYVIVIGVERLSDLTDIHDRSTAFIFGDGAGAAVVGPSDSPGIGKVIWGSDGSQADVISQTAAWDTAFAKPDAVNGAGEETKWPALRMEGQTVFRWAVWDMAKAAQQALDAAGITADQLGAFIPHQANMRIIDAMIKALKLPESVPVARDIAETGNTSAASIPLAMERMLQSGEAKSGDLALIIGFGAGLVYAAAVVTLP
- a CDS encoding acyl carrier protein, with the protein product MATKDEVLSGLAEIVNEIAGIPAEDVELDKSFTDDLDVDSLSMVEVVVAAEERFDVKIPDDEVKNLKTVGDAVDYILANS
- the fabF gene encoding beta-ketoacyl-ACP synthase II; its protein translation is MTSDNRTVVVTGIGAFTPLGADATSTWEGLIAGRSGVSQLEDEWATDLPVRIAARTAVDPGEVLPRPLARKLDRSAQFAVIAAREAWADAGFTTPATEEGSAVAPERLGAVVASGIGGVTTLLDQYDVLKEKGVRRVSPHTVPMLMPNSPAANVGLEVGARAGVHTPVSACASGAEAIGYAIEMIRTGRADVVVAGGTEAAIHPLPIVAFANMMAMSKNNDHPQEASRPYDKARDGFVLGEGAGVVVLESAEHAAARGAKVYCEAVGQGLSSDAHHIAQPEPTGAGVARAIQHLLDATELDPAEVVHVNAHATSTPQGDTAEVKALRRVLGDHLDHIAISATKSMTGHLLGGAGGIETVATVLALHHRLAPPTINVDDLDPEIDADIVTGDARALPEGRIAALNNSFGFGGHNVVLAFRTV
- a CDS encoding TetR/AcrR family transcriptional regulator, which produces MATAETREALIEGAISTLREKGHAHASAREIAGRAGCNQALIFYHFGSVERLLLAALDRVAESRRERYQALVDGSRSLKELVTTARAVFEEDLDHGHVAVLVEMIAAAQSDSELRPEVAARLRPWRGFAADALRGTPAARLGPPDELAHGVVALYLGLELLANLDEDRAPALALFDRAASIARLLDFFKPRRTS